The Tripterygium wilfordii isolate XIE 37 chromosome 4, ASM1340144v1, whole genome shotgun sequence genome has a window encoding:
- the LOC119997333 gene encoding zinc transporter 8-like: protein MEKQRLLALFCLLFLVLPSMVVGECNCTCDSEDEVNNKSEAKKYKIAAFFAILVAGTIGVCLPMLGKTIPALHPDRDIFFVIKAFAAGVILATGFIHVLPDAFESLTNPRLSENPWQNFPFTGFVAMVSAMGTLMIDAFATIYFKKSHFNNSQAVNNGDGDEEKVTGHEGHVHLHTHATHGHSHGSVDSGSSDVLLRHRVIAQVLELGIVVHSVIIGISLGASENPSTIRPLVAALSFHQFFEGMGLGGCITQAKFKAKSVAIMALFFSLTTPVGILIGIGISSKYNEDSPNALIVEGIFNSASAGILIYMALVDLLAADFMSPKMQNSGRLQLGANVSLLLGAGLMSLLAKWA from the exons ATGGAGAAGCAGAGACTTTTGGCTCTGTTTTGTCTCCTGTTCCTCGTATTACCTTCCATGGTTGTTGGAGAATGCAATTGCACGTGTGATTCTGAAGATGAAGTGAACAACAAATCAGAGGCAAAAAAGTACAAGATCGCTGCCTTTTTTGCGATTCTCGTTGCGGGTACGATTGGGGTTTGTCTTCCAATGTTGGGGAAAACAATCCCTGCTTTACATCCCGACAGAGATATCTTCTTTGTAATCAAAGCATTCGCGGCTGGGGTGATATTGGCTACTGGGTTTATTCATGTTCTTCCCGATGCTTTCGAGAGCTTGACGAATCCCCGTTTGAGTGAGAATCCATGGCAGAATTTTCCCTTCACAGGGTTTGTTGCGATGGTGTCTGCGATGGGGACTCTGATGATTGATGCATTCGCCAccatttatttcaaaaaatctcaCTTCAACAACTCTCAAGCTGTGaataatggtgatggtgatgaggAGAAGGTTACTGGCCATGAAGGTCATGTTCATCTTCATACTCATGCAACTCATGGTCATTCTCATGGTTCTGTAGACTCTGGATCTTCTGATGTTCTTCTTCGACACCGAGTAATTGCACAG GTTTTGGAGTTGGGAATTGTTGTGCACTCTGTAATTATTGGAATATCACTGGGAGCTTCAGAGAATCCAAGCACAATTAGGCCTCTTGTTGCCGCACTATCCTTTCATCAGTTCTTTGAAGGCATGGGACTTGGTGGATGCATTACACAG GCAAAATTCAAGGCTAAGTCAGTTGCAATTATGGCACTCTTCTTCTCCCTAACAACACCTGTTGGGATTCTAATTGGCATTGGAATATCAAGCAAGTACAATGAAGATAGTCCAAATGCACTGATTGTTGAAGGCATATTCAACTCTGCCTCTGCTGGGATCTTGATTTACATGGCACTTGTTGATCTTCTAGCAGCTGATTTCATGAGTCCAAAGATGCAAAACAGTGGAAGACTTCAGTTGGGTGCAAACGTGTCGCTTCTTCTTGGGGCTGGTCTAATGTCTCTTCTAGCCAAGTGGGCTTGA
- the LOC119997334 gene encoding choline-phosphate cytidylyltransferase 2-like, with protein MDDEHNSASNYSNSNSEQTQSDRPVRVYADGIYDLFHFGHARSLEQAKKSFPNTYLLVGCCNDEITRKFKGKTVMTESERYESLRHCKWVDEVIPDAPWVINQEFLDKHKIDFVAHDALPYADASGAGNDVYEFVKKAGKFKETKRTEGISTSDIIMRIVKDYNQYVMRNLDRGYTRKELNVSYVKEKRLRVNMRLKKLQEKVKEQQEKVGEKIQTVAKTAGMHRNEWVENADRLVAGFLEMFEEGCHKMGTAIRDRIQERLRGQQSRDLLQNGKEDEGEEEYYYDDDNYYDDDDDDDDDEYYSEKDEKQDK; from the exons ATGGACGACGAACACAACTCTGCTTCTAACTATTCCAACTCCAATTCGGAGCAGACGCAGTCTGATCGGCCGGTCCGTGTCTACGCCGATGGGATCTACGATCTCTTCCATTTCGGCCACGCTCGCTCCCTCGAGCAAGCCAAGAAATC GTTCCCCAACACGTATCTTCTGGTTGGATGTTGTAATGATGAAATCACTCGCAAGTTCAAAGGTAAAACTGTAATGACGGAATCCGAGCGGTATGAGTCTCTTCGCCATTGCAA GTGGGTGGATGAGGTCATTCCGGATGCACCTTGGGTGATTAATCAGGAATTTCTGGACAAGCACAAGATTGATTTTGTAGCCCACGATGCTCTTCC CTATGCAGATGCTAGTGGAGCTGGGAATGATGTCTACGAATTT GTGAAAAAAGCTGGGAAGTTTAAGGAAACAAAAAGAACTGAAGGAATATCTACGTCCGACATTATTATGAGGATTGTAAAAGATTATAACCAGTATGTAATGCGCAACTTGGATCGGGGATATACAAGAAAAGAGCTCAATGTTAGCTATGTGAAG GAAAAGCGATTGAGGGTGAATATGAGGTTGAAGAAACTACAAGAGAAAGTGAAGGAACAACAAGAAAAAGTTGGCGAGAAG attCAAACCGTTGCAAAAACTGCTGGTATGCATCGCAACGAGTGGGTGGAAAATGCTGATCGATTGGTTGCTGGATTTCTTGAGATGTTCGAAGAAGGATGCCATAAAATG GGCACAGCCATCAGGGACCGAATTCAAGAGAGGTTGAGGGGGCAGCAGTCTAGAGATCTGCTGCAAAATGGCAAGGAGGATGAGGGTGAGGAAGAATATtattatgatgatgataattattacgatgatgatgatgacgacgacgaTGATGAGTACTACAGTgagaaagatgaaaaacaagataaataa
- the LOC119996839 gene encoding probable pectinesterase 8, which produces MILATRCLSSLVAALAIFASTTSLIIPNYPSLLLNYLTKLIVTTSSSTTLVGLESYEHHRRYSDKGKTVSVCDDFPVDIPPPDTNTASYLCVDRNGCCNFTTVQAAVDAIANISMKRTIIWINSGIYYYGSKNQTEQNIPRTRLHIDCNRVERHCNSTGGTFYSGSVQVFSNNFVAKNISFMIHLVVLHNTHYGPFGSAVYFDRLNLTVLRISFAIAMEKAKAPHFASN; this is translated from the exons atgATTCTTGCAACACGTTGTCTAAGTTCTCTTGTTGCAGCTTTAGCAATTTTTGCATCTACAACTAGTCTTATAATCCCAAATTACCCTTCATTACTCCTCAATTACCTCACCAAATTGATTGTAACCACATCCTCATCAACCACACTTGTTGGGCTTGAAAGTTATGAGCATCATCGACGATACTCCGATAAGGGCAAAACAGTATCTGTTTGCGACGATTTTCCGGTTGATATACCTCCTCCAGACACTAACACTGCCTCTTATTTATGCGTCGATCGAAATGGTTGCTGCAATTTCACAACAGTTCAAGCAGCTGTTGATGCTATTGCTAATATAAGTATGAAAAGGACCATAATTTGGATCAACTCTGGCATTTACTA TTATGGTTCCAAAAACCAAACAGAACAGAACATTCCAAGGACAAGGCTACACATCGACTGCAATCGCGTGGAACGACACTGCAATTCTACTGGTGGAACATTTTATAGTGGTTCGGTTCAAGTTTTCTCTAACAACTTTGTTGCCAAGAACATAAGCTTCATG ATACATCTTGTTGTATTACACAACACACACTATggtccgtttgggagtgctgtgtaTTTTGACCGCCTAAA TCTGACCGTGTTAAGAATTTCATTTGCAATCGCAATGGAAAAGGCAAAAGCACCTCATTTTGCTTCTAATTAG
- the LOC119997911 gene encoding uncharacterized protein LOC119997911, whose translation MDGTMQIALPILGIVAAAAVTFYAVSFNELREKSFRDFEDSEYEDGGFTTSLSSRERRARRNAEKQAKKK comes from the exons atGGATGGAACAATGCAAATTGCGCTTCCAATACTAGGAATAGTAGCAGCTGCTGCCGTTACCTTTTATGCTGTTAGTTTTAATGAGCTTAGAGAG AAATCATTTAGAGACTTTGAAGATTCAGAATATGAAGATGGAGGATTCACAACATCTTTAAGCTCAAGGGAAAGGCGTGCCAGAAGAAACGCAGAAAAACAAgccaaaaaaaagtga
- the LOC119996602 gene encoding putative leucine-rich repeat-containing protein DDB_G0290503 isoform X1 yields the protein MMIVILYIETSQVRRNFVQNMEGDTQVSTKVPVMKDYAGPVEVNNGDLAPIRKEGTKEDEETTLDGEFVKVEKEPVEVKISSEDDKPSVTERSLSGSSRELLEAQEKVKDLELELERVTGVLKNSESENSKLKDVVLLTKDKLEESGKKYEELELGHEKLQGQIIEAEENYKSQLSTLQEALQAQEAKHKELVEVKEAFDSLNLEVESSRKKTQELEQELQRSAGEALKFEELHKQSGSHAESEMQRASEFEKLLEVAKQSTKEKEDQMASLQEEIKGLYEKITENQKVEEALKATATELLTAQEELVVSKTQNLDMEKRLSSNEAAINELKDQLELKKASDSQVKEDMSTLENVLTATKEDLQAKVSELEEMRQKLQEEVNAKELVESGSKAQEAQVSTMQEKLAKIVKEKEALEAAVADLTGNAANLKDLCSDLEDKLKVSNENFSKSDSLLSQALSNNAELEQKLKSLEELHNESGVAAITATQKNTELEELIRTTNEAAEEAKSQLRELETRFIAVEQRNVELEQQLNLVELKSNDAKRDAREFSEKAAELSKALIEIEEEKKLLNDQMKDYQDKITQLESASSQSSSRNSELEEELKIAKEKSAEHEDRASMNHQRSIELEDLFQQSHSKVEYAGKKVNELELLLEAEKYRIQELEEQIISLEKERADAEADSKKYSDRVVELGSELEAFQAKGSSLEVALQIANEKESELTGLLNVATDEKKRFEEALNSSNEKLREAENLLEVLQNDLTMTQENLKNIENDLNAAGFRENEVLEKLKLAEEQLEEQGRVIEQATTRNLELESVHESLTRDTDLKLLEAMENFTNRDTEAKSLFEKLKVREDQVKTYEKQIAEETDRSTSLKEELDSYLMKMASLETANEELKKQILEAENKACNSFSDNELLLETNCQLKSKVDELQELLDLAMSEKEASAQQVASHTNTITELTDKHSRALELHSTAEARIVEAENQLQESIQKFGQRDIEVKDLNEKLDALQSQIKLFEGQATEASVIAESRKIELEETLLKLKNLESTIDELQVKLNHFEKESGGLAEANSKLTEELAIYESKLSDVQAKLSAAHAEKDETVEHLQTSKKTIEELSQQLSTEGQKLQSQISSIMEENNLLSETYQNSNKELQSLIFQLQEQLKEQKANEDALRFELEKHKGEIAEKAVLQTRLKEVEEQLVLGEAQLKDEKESYSQKEVEREAALKKSLDDLEAKNKELVHLEKLVKELEQKLQKADAKLLEKGNGASSNEPKDVVEIKSRDIGSTISTPTKRKSKKRSEVTSVATSSSPGIHGQTEDHSAMTSFKFILAVALVSIIIGVILGKKY from the exons ATGATGATCGTCATACTGTACAT AGAAACAAGCCAAGTTAGGAGaaattttgttcaaaatatGGAAGGAGACACTCAAGTGAGTACCAAAGTCCCGGTGATGAAGGATTATGCTGGTCCCGTCGAG gtGAATAATGGAGACTTGGCACCGATAAGAAAAGAAGGAACAAAAGAAGATGAGGAGACTACCTTGGATGGAGAATTTGTTAAAGTAGAGAAGGAACCGGTTGAAGTGAAGATCTCTTCTGAGGATGACAAACCATCTGTCACTGAAAGAAGCTTAAGTGGTTCAAGTAGGGAATTACTAGAAGCCCAAGAGAAGGTGAAGGACCTTGAGCTTGAATTGGAAAGAGTTACTGGGGTTTTGAAGAATTCAGAATCTGAAAACAGTAAGTTGAAGGATGTGGTCTTGCTTACTAAGGATAAGTTGGAGGAAAGTGGAAAGAAATATGAAGAGCTTGAACTTGGTCACGAGAAATTGCAGGGACAGATAATTGAAGCTGAAGAGAACTACAAGTCACAGCTTAGTACTTTGCAAGAGGCATTGCAAGCTCAAGAAGCAAAGCACAAGGAGCTGGTTGAGGTAAAGGAGGCATTTGACAGTCTTAACCTTGAGGTTGAAAGCTCAAGAAAGAAGACGCAAGAGCTAGAACAAGAATTGCAGCGTTCTGCAGGTGAGGCGCTGAAGTTTGAAGAGCTGCACAAGCAAAGCGGTTCACATGCTGAATCTGAGATGCAGAGGGCATCAGAGTTTGAGAAGCTGCTTGAAGTAGCAAAGCAGAGTactaaagaaaaggaagatcAGATGGCTTCACTGCAAGAAGAAATCAAGGGCTTATATGAAAAGATCACTGAGAATCAAAAGGTTGAGGAAGCACTTAAGGCCACTGCAACAGAGCTTCTAACAGCTCAAGAGGAATTGGTAGTTTCCAAAACACAAAACCTTGACATGGAGAAAAGACTTTCATCGAATGAAGCTGCTATAAATGAACTAAAGGATCAATTGGAGCTAAAAAAGGCTTCAGATTCTCAGGTTAAAGAAGACATGTCTACTCTTGAGAACGTGTTAACTGCAACAAAAGAAGACCTTCAAGCAAAGGTTTCTGAGTTGGAAGAAATGAGACAGAAGCTGCAGGAAGAAGTGAATGCAAAGGAATTAGTTGAATCTGGGTCAAAAGCACAAGAAGCCCAGGTCTCAACTATGCAGGAAAAACTGGCTAAAatagtgaaagaaaaagaagctctTGAAGCTGCCGTGGCAGATCTCACTGGCAATGCAGCAAATTTGAAGGATTTATGCAGTGACCTTGAAGATAAATTAAAAGTTTCAAATGAGAATTTTAGTAAATCAGATTCGCTTCTTTCTCAGGCTTTGTCAAACAATGCAGAGCTTGAACAGAAGTTAAAGTCTCTGGAAGAGCTCCACAATGAATCTGGGGTTGCTGCAATAACTGCAACTCAAAAGAACACAGAGCTTGAGGAACTGATCAGGACCACAAATGAAGCAGCAGAAGAAGCAAAATCACAATTGAGGGAGCTTGAGACACGATTCATTGCAGTGGAACAAAGGAATGTGGAGCTAGAGCAGCAGTTGAATTTGGTTGAACTAAAGAGCAATGATGCCAAGAGAGATGCAAGAGAATTCTCTGAGAAAGCAGCAGAACTCAGCAAGGCATTGATAGAGattgaggaagaaaagaaactgTTAAATGACCAAATGAAGGACTACCAAGATAAGATAACCCAACTGGAATCTGCCTCGAGCCAATCATCCTCGCGGAACTCCGAGCTTGAAGAGGAGTTGAAGATTGCCAAGGAGAAGTCTGCTGAACATGAGGACAGAGCGAGCATGAATCACCAGCGCAGCATTGAGCTAGAAGATCTTTTCCAACAATCTCATTCCAAAGTGGAATATGCAGGAAAAAAGGTGAATGAGTTGGAGCTGTTACTTGAAGCAGAGAAGTACAGAATTCAAGAGCTTGAAGAGCAAATCATCTCATTAGAGAAGGAACGTGCAGATGCTGAAGCAGACTCCAAGAAGTATTCGGACAGGGTAGTGGAACTTGGATCAGAACTCGAGGCATTTCAAGCAAAAGGATCAAGCCTTGAAGTTGCACTGCAAATAGCCAACGAGAAGGAAAGTGAGTTGACAGGTCTGTTGAATGTGGCAACAGATGAGAAGAAAAGGTTTGAGGAAGCATTGAACAGTTCCAATGAGAAGCTCCGTGAAGCAGAAAATCTATTGGAAGTCCTGCAGAATGATTTAACTATGACTCAAGAAAACTTGAAGAACATTGAGAATGATCTTAATGCTGCTGGATTCAGAGAAAATGAGGTGTTGGAGAAGCTCAAATTAGCCGAGGAACAATTGGAGGAACAAGGAAGAGTAATAGAGCAAGCTACTACAAGGAACTTGGAGCTTGAATCCGTACATGAGTCTTTAACAAGGGATACAGACCTTAAACTACTAGAAGCAATGGAGAACTTCACGAACAGGGATACTGAGGCAAAATCCCTCTTTGAGAAACTGAAGGTTCGTGAAGACCAGGTGAAGACATATGAAAAGCAGATAGCTGAAGAAACTGACAGGTCTACGTCCTTGAAGGAGGAATTGGACTCGTACTTGATGAAAATGGCTTCTCTGGAAACTGCCAATGAAGAACTTAAAAAACAAATCCTAGAAGCAGAAAATAAAGCTTGCAACTCCTTTTCAGACAATGAACTTTTACTCGAGACAAATTGTCAACTGAAAAGCAAGGTCGATGAACTTCAAGAATTGCTAGATTTAGCTATGTCTGAGAAGGAAGCCAGTGCTCAACAAGTTGCTTCCCACACCAACACTATAACAGAATTAACAGATAAGCATTCACGAGCATTGGAACTTCATTCTACAGCCGAAGCCCGCATTGTAGAAGCTGAAAATCAGTTACAAGAATCCATTCAAAAATTTGGTCAGAGAGACATTGAAGTCAAAGACTTAAATGAGAAGCTAGATGCCCTTCAAAGTCAAATAAAATTGTTTGAAGGGCAAGCAACTGAAGCATCTGTAATTGCAGAATCTCGCAAAATTGAGCTAGAAGAGACTCTTTTAAAATTAAAGAATTTGGAAAGTACCATTGATGAACTTCAAGTTAAGCTGAATCATTTTGAAAAGGAGAGTGGAGGACTAGCTGAAGCAAATTCAAAGCTTACTGAGGAGCTGGCCATTTATGAATCTAAACTGAGTGATGTACAAGCAAAATTGTCCGCAGCCCATGCTGAGAAGGATGAAACAGTCGAACATCTTCAGACTTCAAAGAAGACTATTGAAGAATTATCACAGCAGCTTAGTACCGAAGGACAGAAACTACAATCTCAG ATATCCTCTATTATGGAAGAGAACAATTTGCTCAGTGAaacatatcaaaattcaaataaggAACTTCAGTCTCTGATTTTCCAACTTCAGGAACAACTGAAAGAACAGAAGGCAAACGAAGATGCCTTGAGATTTGAGCTTGAAAAGCACAAGGGCGAGATAGCTGAGAAGGCTGTGTTGCAAACTCGGCTAAAGGAAGTTGAAGAGCAGTTGGTGTTAGGTGAAGCTCAACTGAAAGATGAG AAAGAATCATACTCTCAGAAAGAGGTGGAACGAGAAGCAGCTCTGAAGAAATCCCTTGATGACCTTGAAGCTAAAAACAAAGAACTTGTGCATTTGGAGAAGCTTGTCAAGGAGCTTGAGCAGAAATTGCAAAAAGCAGATGCCAAATTATTAGAAAAG GGTAATGGAGCCAGCTCAAATGAACCGAAGGATGTCGTAGAGATAAAATCCAGGGACATTGGATCAACCATTTCTACTCCAACAAAGAGAAAGAGTAAGAAAAGGTCTGAAGTGACCTCAGTGGCAACCTCATCCTCTCCAGGGATCCATGGTCAAACTGAGGACCATTCTGCTATGACCTCATTCAAGTTCATCTTGGCAGTTGCTCTAGTGTCTATTATCATTGGTGTGATCTTGGGGAAAAAATACTAG
- the LOC119996602 gene encoding putative leucine-rich repeat-containing protein DDB_G0290503 isoform X2, which translates to MEGDTQVSTKVPVMKDYAGPVEVNNGDLAPIRKEGTKEDEETTLDGEFVKVEKEPVEVKISSEDDKPSVTERSLSGSSRELLEAQEKVKDLELELERVTGVLKNSESENSKLKDVVLLTKDKLEESGKKYEELELGHEKLQGQIIEAEENYKSQLSTLQEALQAQEAKHKELVEVKEAFDSLNLEVESSRKKTQELEQELQRSAGEALKFEELHKQSGSHAESEMQRASEFEKLLEVAKQSTKEKEDQMASLQEEIKGLYEKITENQKVEEALKATATELLTAQEELVVSKTQNLDMEKRLSSNEAAINELKDQLELKKASDSQVKEDMSTLENVLTATKEDLQAKVSELEEMRQKLQEEVNAKELVESGSKAQEAQVSTMQEKLAKIVKEKEALEAAVADLTGNAANLKDLCSDLEDKLKVSNENFSKSDSLLSQALSNNAELEQKLKSLEELHNESGVAAITATQKNTELEELIRTTNEAAEEAKSQLRELETRFIAVEQRNVELEQQLNLVELKSNDAKRDAREFSEKAAELSKALIEIEEEKKLLNDQMKDYQDKITQLESASSQSSSRNSELEEELKIAKEKSAEHEDRASMNHQRSIELEDLFQQSHSKVEYAGKKVNELELLLEAEKYRIQELEEQIISLEKERADAEADSKKYSDRVVELGSELEAFQAKGSSLEVALQIANEKESELTGLLNVATDEKKRFEEALNSSNEKLREAENLLEVLQNDLTMTQENLKNIENDLNAAGFRENEVLEKLKLAEEQLEEQGRVIEQATTRNLELESVHESLTRDTDLKLLEAMENFTNRDTEAKSLFEKLKVREDQVKTYEKQIAEETDRSTSLKEELDSYLMKMASLETANEELKKQILEAENKACNSFSDNELLLETNCQLKSKVDELQELLDLAMSEKEASAQQVASHTNTITELTDKHSRALELHSTAEARIVEAENQLQESIQKFGQRDIEVKDLNEKLDALQSQIKLFEGQATEASVIAESRKIELEETLLKLKNLESTIDELQVKLNHFEKESGGLAEANSKLTEELAIYESKLSDVQAKLSAAHAEKDETVEHLQTSKKTIEELSQQLSTEGQKLQSQISSIMEENNLLSETYQNSNKELQSLIFQLQEQLKEQKANEDALRFELEKHKGEIAEKAVLQTRLKEVEEQLVLGEAQLKDEKESYSQKEVEREAALKKSLDDLEAKNKELVHLEKLVKELEQKLQKADAKLLEKGNGASSNEPKDVVEIKSRDIGSTISTPTKRKSKKRSEVTSVATSSSPGIHGQTEDHSAMTSFKFILAVALVSIIIGVILGKKY; encoded by the exons atGGAAGGAGACACTCAAGTGAGTACCAAAGTCCCGGTGATGAAGGATTATGCTGGTCCCGTCGAG gtGAATAATGGAGACTTGGCACCGATAAGAAAAGAAGGAACAAAAGAAGATGAGGAGACTACCTTGGATGGAGAATTTGTTAAAGTAGAGAAGGAACCGGTTGAAGTGAAGATCTCTTCTGAGGATGACAAACCATCTGTCACTGAAAGAAGCTTAAGTGGTTCAAGTAGGGAATTACTAGAAGCCCAAGAGAAGGTGAAGGACCTTGAGCTTGAATTGGAAAGAGTTACTGGGGTTTTGAAGAATTCAGAATCTGAAAACAGTAAGTTGAAGGATGTGGTCTTGCTTACTAAGGATAAGTTGGAGGAAAGTGGAAAGAAATATGAAGAGCTTGAACTTGGTCACGAGAAATTGCAGGGACAGATAATTGAAGCTGAAGAGAACTACAAGTCACAGCTTAGTACTTTGCAAGAGGCATTGCAAGCTCAAGAAGCAAAGCACAAGGAGCTGGTTGAGGTAAAGGAGGCATTTGACAGTCTTAACCTTGAGGTTGAAAGCTCAAGAAAGAAGACGCAAGAGCTAGAACAAGAATTGCAGCGTTCTGCAGGTGAGGCGCTGAAGTTTGAAGAGCTGCACAAGCAAAGCGGTTCACATGCTGAATCTGAGATGCAGAGGGCATCAGAGTTTGAGAAGCTGCTTGAAGTAGCAAAGCAGAGTactaaagaaaaggaagatcAGATGGCTTCACTGCAAGAAGAAATCAAGGGCTTATATGAAAAGATCACTGAGAATCAAAAGGTTGAGGAAGCACTTAAGGCCACTGCAACAGAGCTTCTAACAGCTCAAGAGGAATTGGTAGTTTCCAAAACACAAAACCTTGACATGGAGAAAAGACTTTCATCGAATGAAGCTGCTATAAATGAACTAAAGGATCAATTGGAGCTAAAAAAGGCTTCAGATTCTCAGGTTAAAGAAGACATGTCTACTCTTGAGAACGTGTTAACTGCAACAAAAGAAGACCTTCAAGCAAAGGTTTCTGAGTTGGAAGAAATGAGACAGAAGCTGCAGGAAGAAGTGAATGCAAAGGAATTAGTTGAATCTGGGTCAAAAGCACAAGAAGCCCAGGTCTCAACTATGCAGGAAAAACTGGCTAAAatagtgaaagaaaaagaagctctTGAAGCTGCCGTGGCAGATCTCACTGGCAATGCAGCAAATTTGAAGGATTTATGCAGTGACCTTGAAGATAAATTAAAAGTTTCAAATGAGAATTTTAGTAAATCAGATTCGCTTCTTTCTCAGGCTTTGTCAAACAATGCAGAGCTTGAACAGAAGTTAAAGTCTCTGGAAGAGCTCCACAATGAATCTGGGGTTGCTGCAATAACTGCAACTCAAAAGAACACAGAGCTTGAGGAACTGATCAGGACCACAAATGAAGCAGCAGAAGAAGCAAAATCACAATTGAGGGAGCTTGAGACACGATTCATTGCAGTGGAACAAAGGAATGTGGAGCTAGAGCAGCAGTTGAATTTGGTTGAACTAAAGAGCAATGATGCCAAGAGAGATGCAAGAGAATTCTCTGAGAAAGCAGCAGAACTCAGCAAGGCATTGATAGAGattgaggaagaaaagaaactgTTAAATGACCAAATGAAGGACTACCAAGATAAGATAACCCAACTGGAATCTGCCTCGAGCCAATCATCCTCGCGGAACTCCGAGCTTGAAGAGGAGTTGAAGATTGCCAAGGAGAAGTCTGCTGAACATGAGGACAGAGCGAGCATGAATCACCAGCGCAGCATTGAGCTAGAAGATCTTTTCCAACAATCTCATTCCAAAGTGGAATATGCAGGAAAAAAGGTGAATGAGTTGGAGCTGTTACTTGAAGCAGAGAAGTACAGAATTCAAGAGCTTGAAGAGCAAATCATCTCATTAGAGAAGGAACGTGCAGATGCTGAAGCAGACTCCAAGAAGTATTCGGACAGGGTAGTGGAACTTGGATCAGAACTCGAGGCATTTCAAGCAAAAGGATCAAGCCTTGAAGTTGCACTGCAAATAGCCAACGAGAAGGAAAGTGAGTTGACAGGTCTGTTGAATGTGGCAACAGATGAGAAGAAAAGGTTTGAGGAAGCATTGAACAGTTCCAATGAGAAGCTCCGTGAAGCAGAAAATCTATTGGAAGTCCTGCAGAATGATTTAACTATGACTCAAGAAAACTTGAAGAACATTGAGAATGATCTTAATGCTGCTGGATTCAGAGAAAATGAGGTGTTGGAGAAGCTCAAATTAGCCGAGGAACAATTGGAGGAACAAGGAAGAGTAATAGAGCAAGCTACTACAAGGAACTTGGAGCTTGAATCCGTACATGAGTCTTTAACAAGGGATACAGACCTTAAACTACTAGAAGCAATGGAGAACTTCACGAACAGGGATACTGAGGCAAAATCCCTCTTTGAGAAACTGAAGGTTCGTGAAGACCAGGTGAAGACATATGAAAAGCAGATAGCTGAAGAAACTGACAGGTCTACGTCCTTGAAGGAGGAATTGGACTCGTACTTGATGAAAATGGCTTCTCTGGAAACTGCCAATGAAGAACTTAAAAAACAAATCCTAGAAGCAGAAAATAAAGCTTGCAACTCCTTTTCAGACAATGAACTTTTACTCGAGACAAATTGTCAACTGAAAAGCAAGGTCGATGAACTTCAAGAATTGCTAGATTTAGCTATGTCTGAGAAGGAAGCCAGTGCTCAACAAGTTGCTTCCCACACCAACACTATAACAGAATTAACAGATAAGCATTCACGAGCATTGGAACTTCATTCTACAGCCGAAGCCCGCATTGTAGAAGCTGAAAATCAGTTACAAGAATCCATTCAAAAATTTGGTCAGAGAGACATTGAAGTCAAAGACTTAAATGAGAAGCTAGATGCCCTTCAAAGTCAAATAAAATTGTTTGAAGGGCAAGCAACTGAAGCATCTGTAATTGCAGAATCTCGCAAAATTGAGCTAGAAGAGACTCTTTTAAAATTAAAGAATTTGGAAAGTACCATTGATGAACTTCAAGTTAAGCTGAATCATTTTGAAAAGGAGAGTGGAGGACTAGCTGAAGCAAATTCAAAGCTTACTGAGGAGCTGGCCATTTATGAATCTAAACTGAGTGATGTACAAGCAAAATTGTCCGCAGCCCATGCTGAGAAGGATGAAACAGTCGAACATCTTCAGACTTCAAAGAAGACTATTGAAGAATTATCACAGCAGCTTAGTACCGAAGGACAGAAACTACAATCTCAG ATATCCTCTATTATGGAAGAGAACAATTTGCTCAGTGAaacatatcaaaattcaaataaggAACTTCAGTCTCTGATTTTCCAACTTCAGGAACAACTGAAAGAACAGAAGGCAAACGAAGATGCCTTGAGATTTGAGCTTGAAAAGCACAAGGGCGAGATAGCTGAGAAGGCTGTGTTGCAAACTCGGCTAAAGGAAGTTGAAGAGCAGTTGGTGTTAGGTGAAGCTCAACTGAAAGATGAG AAAGAATCATACTCTCAGAAAGAGGTGGAACGAGAAGCAGCTCTGAAGAAATCCCTTGATGACCTTGAAGCTAAAAACAAAGAACTTGTGCATTTGGAGAAGCTTGTCAAGGAGCTTGAGCAGAAATTGCAAAAAGCAGATGCCAAATTATTAGAAAAG GGTAATGGAGCCAGCTCAAATGAACCGAAGGATGTCGTAGAGATAAAATCCAGGGACATTGGATCAACCATTTCTACTCCAACAAAGAGAAAGAGTAAGAAAAGGTCTGAAGTGACCTCAGTGGCAACCTCATCCTCTCCAGGGATCCATGGTCAAACTGAGGACCATTCTGCTATGACCTCATTCAAGTTCATCTTGGCAGTTGCTCTAGTGTCTATTATCATTGGTGTGATCTTGGGGAAAAAATACTAG